In the bacterium genome, one interval contains:
- a CDS encoding DUF1428 domain-containing protein: MKYVDGFVLGVPKKNIKAYARMAKIAAKVWKDHGALDYKECVGDDLNVKFGVPFPKAFKTKPGETVVFAYIVYKSRAHRDKVNAKVMKDPRLAGSMDPNKMPFDCKRMVYGGFKVLVDG; the protein is encoded by the coding sequence ATGAAATACGTCGACGGATTCGTCTTGGGCGTTCCCAAGAAAAACATCAAAGCCTATGCCCGCATGGCCAAAATCGCCGCCAAAGTGTGGAAGGACCACGGCGCCCTCGATTACAAGGAATGCGTCGGCGACGACCTCAACGTGAAGTTCGGAGTTCCCTTCCCCAAGGCTTTCAAGACCAAGCCCGGCGAAACCGTGGTCTTCGCCTACATCGTTTACAAATCCCGGGCCCATCGAGACAAGGTCAACGCCAAGGTCATGAAAGATCCCCGGCTCGCCGGTTCGATGGATCCCAACAAGATGCCCTTCGATTGCAAGCGGATGGTCTACGGCGGATTCAAGGTCTTGGTTGACGGCTAA